GACGACCTCAGCAACGGCAGCTGGTTGTTAAGCTAAAATACTGGTGCGCTCAGAGGGCGCGGGGTGTTATGGACTGAGATGATGTGGACGGTCAGACGGACGGAACAACACAGCATGGGAACTATTGCCAATCTCCGGAAGGCAGTAGTGGTCGACTGGCGGCTGGCCGGCAACGGCAGCAGCGGCAATTTGGTCGATTCACAGGTTTCACTTCTGCGAGAATTTTCAGTTTTCAATCATCGGCTTGttgatacacacacacacacacaagtgCGAGGTGAATATTGCCTGGATGCCAGAGTGAGATAGTAGAGGATATCGATTATAAGCACTGTTTGTTTATAAActcctaaaatatgtattttattgaTGTAAAGTGTtgtatgcagttttataataatTATATTGATAATTCGAAGAAATCCCGACCGGCCGTTGCGCGCCGAGTTCTCAGAATAGCTGGCACCACTGCGCGTGTCAGCTTCCACCCACTATTTGAGCATTTGCTCGAATACAATACGGCAGCAGCACAAAACCACCAATTAAACGCGCGCGTCTGTCCACCAATCGTTACCATTCACTGCCGCCGCGGTTGAGTGAAGCGGAAAATGCAATCCGCGAGTGATGAAATTAGCTAGCTGCTGCGAGGTGCCCAAGCACTGGCAATTTCGTCGCCGATGTAAAACGGTGTGTCGTAAAGCAATCTCGGCTGAACGTTTAATGGGTAGCACAACAACCGTTTTAGCGGTGGTGACTCGTTTTTGTCATGTTCTTCGTAGAAGCCGCCAGCAACTGGTTCAGAGCTGATTGATTCGAATTTCCTCGAATGCTACGCATCTGTTGAACCCTGCAATTGTTTCGCATCGCTAATCCTTTTTTGTCTTTTCCCTCTTCAGGTAACGGTACGATCGACTTCCCCGAGTTTCTCACCATGATGGCTCGTAAAATGAAGGACACCGATAGCGAAGAAGAAATCCGGGAGGCGTTCCGAGTCTTCGACAAGGACGGCAACGGCTTCATTTCGGCAGCTGAGCTGCGTCATGTCATGACCAATCTCGGCGAGAAGCTAACGGACGAGGAAGTGGATGAGATGATCCGTGAAGCCGATATAGATGGCGACGGCCAAGTTAATTATGAAGGTAAGTTTTCGCCGCTCGAGCGCCAGAACACCATACACTCATGCAGTGTTGTGAAGCGTGTGCCGGTGACGTTCGCCAATCGGCTGCACCGCACAGACAGCGACCAGACGGTTGGATGATTGGATTCGCGCCACTCTTGATCAGGCGAAAAATCACTATTCACGGAGAGGTACTGACGGATGCAGTTGTGGTGTATCGTTTGCAAATTACATCAACTATACTCAACCTACGGCCCGCGGAACGCATGCGGCCCGCGTGGTTAGCCCATCTAGTATTACTTGATTCAAACCGTTTTGTATGTGTAATGATcgcaaaaaactaaaaaatcatTGCCTATATATTGACGTTGGATTACGTAGAATTACTGAAattgtgtcaaatcagaaaacactgCGAACATATTTTGATGATCCGCATGCAAATGgtttaaattacagaaaaatgggAGCATTCCAATTTtcttatacatttgttctgtccatttgtgtgcttacttATAAGTCCTGtccaagcaaaccatttatcatgacaatgacatgcgaaaacagaatagaaactgagagaggttggcgtcgacatcatgcctcataccgtatgagcgccaacctctctcagtttctattctgttttcgcattttcgcataacattgtcatgacaaatggtttgcttggtcctgtcaataacgagcaactattGTATCGAGGTGCCAGCGCGCATGAATCGCTCGCTCGAAATGAAAATGCAACGTTCGTTATACGGACGGTGTGGGTAGAGAAAAATTTGCAATTTAAGCCCCGCctcttttcaatttattgagtaTAAACGATAGATTCGCGATTTCAGATCACAACATtaacgattcatcagtcattcaGCTAGCGATCAGACGGCAGTAATGCCTTCCAAGTGACCATTCTAAAGGCCGAGATTTTAgttcgtttttttaaatatgcctTGAGGCTAGATGTGATGTGAACtgggaaattttgaaacctTTACAATTCAAAATATCATCATTCAAGTCATACTCTCGCTCCAGCTAGCAGAttgcagtctttctcaatgctgatgtcacacagtGGTTTTTCTCGATGCTAAGGAAAATTGGAAGATAGATATCGCAAACAGTGGAGCATTTTTTGTCCAGTAGAGAAACGGCACCGAATATCATGTCGTCTATCGGACAGTTCTTTTTTTGTTAAAAGAGGTTAGGAaagctctaccagccttatctgggacgGGTCAAGACGTCGTGTGGGGCTCGTACCCATAAAAACTAAGCCCTCACGTGGGGGTACCCCTTTTCAAATCGGACGTTATTAGCACGTTGGTCGGCCCTCCATCCCTGCTGTAATTCAGACATGATTTCTGTGATGGCGCTATTCACCGCGTTCCAAGTGCCCTCGGCACGACACATTTCTTCCACGATATTCTCCACATGAAAGGCATGCAACCCCTCGCGTTTTGcggtgaatctgggacataCAAAAACGACGcactccggtgtttcctccacatctccacactccgggcAAAGTGGCGACCGTGCGTATCAACATTTCCACTCCCTGGAGCGTCTCACCGATCACCATTGTTACAATATCGTCCGCGAAGCCTACGATTTTCACACCTTAGGGTGGCTTCAGCGTTAGTACACCTTCgtcatcgtgttccaaagcagTGGGcctaggatggaaccttgtcgaactcccgccgagatttTCTTCAGTATCTGTCCCccgtctgtgttgtataccagaatccgattctggaaataacttcTAGGTATCATGTGCCAGGTAGCCAGGGACCTtgaatctgtgtagcgcctatGCCTCCCAGCTGTCACTACTATCGACCAAAACTACCGCGCAGTAACGATCaccttcgtttttgtttaagcaaGTCCTGAGCTTTTTCGATAACTGAcagaatagcgtccactgtcgattTTCATTTCCGGAATCCGAACTGCATTCTCAATAATCCGTGATCACCCTCCGTGCATTTCATCAATCTGTTGAGAATAATCATCTCCAACGCCTTACCTAAAGTATCCAGCAAACAAAaaggcctatacgacgctggatctctAGGTGGCTTCTCTGGCTTCGGAAGCAGCACCAGCTTTTGGATTTTAATTTCACAGGAAAGTGACCATCGTCCAGACATTTCTGCAGCATCatcctgaacatgtcggggaaagcgTGTGTCGTCGATTTCAATGCACGTTAGGAATCGGGACTGGGTGCTTTTTTCATCTTCAGACCTTTTGCAATCGCGATGAgctcttcgttggtgacttgtgcgttctcaGCTTCCTCCTCCAGTGCAGGTGGGCACGTTGGTGAGTAGTGTTCCGAAAAGAGTCCTTTCACAATGACTTCGAGTTTTTTCGGACATAATTtcatgggagtcgttgaacgtcggattttcgccatcacgattcgatatgctccACCCCAAGGATTTGCATCGACGTCTTGACACAGCTCCATGTAGCAGTTTGATTTGCTCCTACGTACCTCTCGTTCCAAGGCGAATGGTCCTTCTGTGTTTTtgcatctgtactggggtgtaagtttcaagttttgagcgttaatacagCTTTGtcggctgaacgaagtggtaggAAAATCAGTTGATTCGAAAGATGTGTATGAGTTATGTTTGTTAcctattgacccaaaaacttcattcaatagcttaaaaattgctttgaaaacaaactattgaaatccaAAATATATGTAAATATAGATACCaatatttacagatttttagGATTTCAAAAGCTTGCTTGAAGGGCCATCTCAGTCAAGATTGGCCAGCAGTTGATGCACTCTTCTTTGTGGAAGGTTATTTGGAAAGGATCATTGCCACTGTCTGGATGTCTTTTAAATCATGAATGACTCATTGTTGACTTTTATCCGATCAACAATAAAATTTTCgtgaattgaagcattgtttccAGGTTAAAGTGACGTCAAATTGCCGTGCATTAAGCCGGATATGAAGAAGGTATTTTTTAGTGCTGAGAGCTGTGTGCTTCGGTGGAAAACAGAACGTGGAAATTTATTACGCAGCTGTTGTTGTCGTCTCTACCACCCCAACACATCCGATTCAGTTCGGATTTTATGTTACCGTTCAGCGTGTCCTTCGGGACGTTGTTTTTGGAAGCGTtgaaaatgtaattttgttaAGAAATACTAAAAAACTAAGGATCTTCAATAATTTCATCGTTTCAATGTCGCtccagacagcgagcaatcaacagcacATGTTAATGCAGAAATTATGAAAGCTATTGGTGTTTTATTACTTTACAAAGTGTTCGCGACcctcactcagtgaaagcattcaaATGTTTGTAGTAAAGAATTTCGTTCTTAAATTTCTATAATACTTGTTCTTGCCGGCAATAAttttgtagtcctacgttaacaatgccgTCGTGTTGTGGACACTACCCTTCTTAATTTTTTTGgcggcccgcgacaccatgaTTAATATTTGTTGGTGGCTCCTCGAATGAAAAAGTTGAGTACCGCTGAATTAGATCCTCCGGTTTTGTTTCGTGAATTCCGAAATTCTCAACATCGCTAACTCGTCCCCCACATGCATGTCGCGTGTGGCGGCCAAAGTGACAGTTCCGGCGTCTTTCGCTTTTTCCTTTTTCGAGAGCAATTTGCCTCCAACGCGATGCAGCCGCCGCGTAAGCGAAGATGCGCTACTAAAATGAAAAAGTTTGTCGCAAACATCCCAGCGTGTATCCGAGAGGCGAAAAGTGATTGGCTCTGTCGCGCTGGCAAGTGCGCACCACATGTGGGTTTATTGGCGTGATGAATTACCACCCCAGTCGCGCGCACAGTCGGAACGAAATGTGTTCCCATTGCCTAACCCAAATGAGTGTACAATTTAATGTCAATGTTTGTTGCAATGCAGTACACGTTCTCTTCCGCCGCAGTGCCAGAACAATCCAGATTCTTGAAAATCCCTTAATCCGAGCTCCAACCGGATCCGATACAATGCCATGCTACATCCGGCTCGTGACCGATTTATGATACCACTCTCTCTGCAGGCTCGGGCTGTGCGCTTAAGTCACGCTGTGAATGTTTGCAGTGTGCTTGATTCCGCCGCTCCGGTTGCAGATAGactatttttattattgtgTGCTCCGGATAAACACAAACAACGCGGCGACGATGAGTTCGTTCTACAATGGCAATGTTAGAAAACATACCGGGAATGTTAAATGCCTCCACAAAAAGCAGCACCAAAGCTTCAGTTGTCATTCTCCCAAGGTCACCAAAACCGTTTTGTCGGCATCATTGTCATCCCCGTCGTCGTCGTCGAGCTGCTCTTATCGGTATACCACTTAGGCCTGGATGGGAAAAATATCCATAATTTCGCATAATGAAACTACTTTGGAGCATTCGAGGATACTCTTGGATCTCTCCATCCCCCCATTTCACTATGGAAAAGAGTTCAAGTTGTATGAAGTTCTTTGTTTCTAGTCATATCGTCCGTATTTTACACTGGTGCGCAAACACTGACTGTCCCCACCCCCATCCGTATATAGATATCCCTTTCACGAGCCGATGACTGCTTTTATGATGTACCATTATCCTCCGAAGAGCGACGTAAAGCCAATGCGAATCCAATTACGAGCCACAGTAGGAGACCCGATATG
The Toxorhynchites rutilus septentrionalis strain SRP chromosome 2, ASM2978413v1, whole genome shotgun sequence genome window above contains:
- the LOC129770328 gene encoding calmodulin, whose translation is MADQLTEEQIAEFKEAFSLFDKDGDGTITTKELGTVMRSLGQNPTEAELQDMINEVDADGNGTIDFPEFLTMMARKMKDTDSEEEIREAFRVFDKDGNGFISAAELRHVMTNLGEKLTDEEVDEMIREADIDGDGQVNYEEFVTMMTSK